The Mesorhizobium opportunistum WSM2075 DNA window ATCGGTCTGCTGGAGACGCAATCGAGCAATCCAGGTGCTTCTCTGGCTGCAGCCTTCACCCGCGTATAGTGCGTGTTGCGCATGATGGTGAAAAGCCAGGACTTCAAGCGCGTCCCCGGCTCGAACTTGTCCAAGTTGGCAAGCCCTTTGGTCAAGGTCTCCTGCACCAGGTCATCGGCATCATCGGGAACACGGCAAAATGTGCGTGCAAACGCGCGCAAGGCAGGGATGAGATCGACAACGTTGATTTCGCCCGGCACGCAGTCAGGCGTGGCATGGCCATTGGGTAACACGGTTCGAACCCCGACAGCGAGTTGATAACAATGACTAGGAAGAATGCGCAACGATGACGATCGTTCCTGTTCGAAACGAACCTTGCTCGGGTGTCGTTCACTAATCATTGATACCGCGGTTCCGGCTACAGGAACCAGCTCACTACCAGGCCAGCCGAGGCCGCAAAGATTGCTGTCGTCGTGATGCCCCCCAGGATGTTCGTACTTCGGCTATTGACCCTGTCGCCCATAATCCTGCGATCGTTCGTCATCAACAGGATCAGCAGCAGCAGCGGGGGAGTGGAAAAGCCTTGCACCACGCCCGCCCAGACCAGCGCATGCATTGGATTGAAGCCAAGAAAATTTAGGACGACCGCGATCAGGGTGAATGCCCCCGTCGCCAGATAGAAGGCCGGCGCTTTCTGCGGCTTCGCGTTCATGCCATGGTTCCAGCCCATGGCCTGCGCGAGATCGAAGGCAGCGCCTGTCGTCATGACAGGAACCGCCAGAAAGCCGACACCGATCACACCGGCGGCGAAAAATATGCCTGCTGCATCGCCAGCAAGCGGTCGCAGCGCTTCAGCCGCCTGGGCCGCCGTTTCGATCTGGGTTTGGCCGACCTTGTGAAGCGTCGAACCCGTCGAGAGGATGATGAAGTACATGATCAGGTTGGAAAAAGTCATGCCGATAAGAATATCGTGGCGCGACCGGCGCAACTCTCCCTCAGTCGCTCCTTTGCGCTTCTCAAGAGTGGTTCTGCCCTTGGCGATCTCCTCTTCCACCTCCTGGTTGGATTGCCAAGTGTAGAGGTAGGCCGAAAGTGTCGTTCCTATGATCGCAACCAGTATAGACAAGTACTCACGGTTGAGATGAAC harbors:
- a CDS encoding sigma-70 family RNA polymerase sigma factor, coding for MISERHPSKVRFEQERSSSLRILPSHCYQLAVGVRTVLPNGHATPDCVPGEINVVDLIPALRAFARTFCRVPDDADDLVQETLTKGLANLDKFEPGTRLKSWLFTIMRNTHYTRVKAAAREAPGLLDCVSSRPISEASQEWSIQSKEVYQAIQKLPSHQREVLMLIGVLGVSYEETAEICNCAIGTIKSRLNRARACVLESLDESSSQALVERHEHVLEDHWDRAADRPR
- a CDS encoding Nramp family divalent metal transporter, with translation MTEQTNNEADRRGRKGVGRAVGLALIAGAADDDCSAIGTYASAGARFGPDLLWTAPVTLPMMYTVVYLSSKLGQVSGRGLFQVIADFYPRWLLWSVLVGVLIGNTIEAAANLGAMSAAINLFVPLPVPMIVAFIAASMFALQVFGSYGLLRNLFRVLALALLAYVVSAVLAKPELSSVLGGTFLPKVHLNREYLSILVAIIGTTLSAYLYTWQSNQEVEEEIAKGRTTLEKRKGATEGELRRSRHDILIGMTFSNLIMYFIILSTGSTLHKVGQTQIETAAQAAEALRPLAGDAAGIFFAAGVIGVGFLAVPVMTTGAAFDLAQAMGWNHGMNAKPQKAPAFYLATGAFTLIAVVLNFLGFNPMHALVWAGVVQGFSTPPLLLLILLMTNDRRIMGDRVNSRSTNILGGITTTAIFAASAGLVVSWFL